The proteins below come from a single Sorghum bicolor cultivar BTx623 chromosome 4, Sorghum_bicolor_NCBIv3, whole genome shotgun sequence genomic window:
- the LOC8074150 gene encoding leucoanthocyanidin dioxygenase translates to MARVEALSGLSSIPLEYVRPADERAGLGDAFDLARTHANDHTAPRIPVVDISPFLDASSSSSQQQRDACVEAVRAAAVDWGVMHIAGHGIPAELMDRLRAAGAAFFALPIQEKEAYANDPAAGRLQGYGSRLATNASGQREWEDYLFHLLQPDGLADHALWPAHPPDYVPATRDFGRRTRELTTTLLAILSMGLLGPERGDALEKALITRSQAAAEAAAEQQQQQQQDLDLLLQFKINYYPRCPQPELAVGVETHTDVSALSFILHNGVPGLQVLHGGRWVTARDEPGTIIVHVGDALEILSNGRYTSVLHRGLVNREAVRISWVVFAEPPPDAVVLRPLPELVTPDHPARFTPRTFKQHLDSKLFKKKQQEQQKADKDGNNNGDHHHDEPPPPQTQTN, encoded by the coding sequence ATGGCGCGCGTGGAGGCTCTTAGCGGCCTCTCCTCCATCCCGCTCGAGTACGTCCGCCCCGCCGACGAGCGAGCGGGCCTCGGGGACGCCTTCGACCTGGCGCGCACCCATGCCAACGACCACACCGCGCCGAGGATCCCCGTCGTCGACATCTCCCCCTTCCTGgacgccagcagcagcagcagccagcagcagcGGGACGCGTGCGTGGAGGCcgtgcgcgccgccgccgtggacTGGGGCGTGATGCACATCGCCGGCCACGGCATCCCCGCCGAGCTCATGGACCGCCTGCGCGCCGCGGGAGCCGCCTTCTTCGCCCTCCCCATCCAGGAAAAGGAGGCCTACGCCAACGaccccgccgccggccgcctgCAGGGCTACGGTAGCCGCCTCGCCACCAACGCCAGCGGGCAGCGGGAGTGGGAGGACTACCTCTTCCACCTGCTGCAACCCGACGGGCTGGCCGACCACGCGCTCTGGCCCGCGCACCCGCCCGACTACGTCCCGGCCACCCGCGACTTCGGACGCCGAACACGGGAGCTGACCACTACGCTGCTTGCCATCCTCTCCATGGGGCTCCTCGGCCCAGAACGCGGCGACGCGTTAGAGAAGGCGCTCATCACCCGCTCccaagcagcagcagaggcagcagcggaacagcagcagcagcagcagcaggacctcgacctcctcctccagtTCAAGATCAACTACTACCCGAGGTGCCCGCAGCCGGAGCTGGCCGTCGGCGTCGAGACCCACACAGACGTCAGCGCCCTCTCCTTCATCCTCCACAACGGCGTCCCGGGCCTCCAGGTGCTCCACGGCGGCCGCTGGGTCACGGCGCGCGACGAGCCGGGCACCATCATCGTGCACGTGGGCGACGCCCTCGAGATCCTCAGCAACGGCCGCTACACCAGCGTCCTCCACCGCGGCCTCGTCAACCGGGAGGCCGTGCGCATCTCCTGGGTCGTCTTCGCCGAGCCGCCACCGGACGCCGTTGTGCTGCGCCCGCTGCCGGAGCTCGTCACGCCAGACCACCCCGCCAGGTTCACGCCGCGCACATTCAAGCAGCACCTGGATAGCAAGCTTTTCAAGAAGaaacagcaggagcagcagaaaGCAGACAAGGATGGCAATAATAATGGTGACCACCACCACgacgagccgccgccgcctcagACTCAGACCAACTga